A section of the Virgibacillus sp. NKC19-3 genome encodes:
- a CDS encoding amidohydrolase — MKDQLMKMLEDRKDEMIAIRRYLHAHPELSFEEEKTAQYIIDFYKEKDVEIQTNVGNGYGIIVTIKGKKPGKTIGLRADFDALPIAEETDVPFKSTNEGVMHACGHDGHTAYLLILADCLIQLKSSLSGTIKIIHQHAEETPPGGAKSIIESGALDDVENMFGVHLFPTDAAGTVGYRSGYTMAGRSYFKLAIQGKGGHGSSPHMANDAIVAGSHFVTAAQTIVSRRLDPFDMGVVTIGSFDGKGTFNVIKDRIELEGDVRYMNSKTQERIDKELHRIVDGLEAEFGVECAFTYKDDYPVLYNDPAATEVVQSSLENMDDSNIKEVIEYPPFSGSEDFAYYAEKIPSTFFFIGCKPKGVEEAYFNHHPRFDIDEDALLVAAKAVGQVVCDYYGLD; from the coding sequence ATGAAGGATCAGTTAATGAAAATGCTGGAAGATCGAAAAGATGAGATGATAGCCATTCGCCGTTATTTGCATGCCCATCCGGAGCTTTCCTTTGAAGAAGAGAAAACGGCCCAGTATATTATTGATTTTTATAAGGAGAAAGATGTGGAAATACAAACAAATGTAGGAAATGGATATGGCATTATTGTCACGATTAAGGGGAAGAAGCCGGGCAAGACAATTGGGTTAAGAGCAGATTTTGATGCACTGCCGATTGCAGAGGAGACGGATGTTCCTTTTAAGTCAACCAATGAAGGGGTTATGCATGCATGTGGTCATGATGGTCATACCGCCTATTTGCTCATTCTTGCTGACTGTCTGATTCAATTGAAATCCTCGCTTTCGGGTACGATTAAAATTATCCATCAACATGCGGAGGAAACACCACCAGGAGGTGCCAAAAGTATCATTGAGTCAGGGGCACTTGATGATGTGGAGAACATGTTTGGCGTTCATTTGTTTCCAACAGACGCTGCAGGGACAGTCGGATATCGAAGTGGGTATACCATGGCTGGGAGATCCTATTTTAAACTGGCGATTCAAGGGAAGGGCGGACATGGATCTTCCCCGCATATGGCAAATGATGCGATCGTTGCCGGCTCTCATTTTGTTACGGCCGCCCAAACGATCGTTAGTCGTCGCTTAGATCCTTTTGATATGGGCGTTGTTACGATTGGTTCGTTTGACGGAAAAGGGACCTTTAACGTTATTAAAGATCGTATTGAGCTTGAGGGCGATGTCCGTTATATGAATAGTAAAACGCAAGAACGGATTGATAAGGAGCTTCATCGTATCGTTGATGGACTGGAAGCAGAATTTGGTGTAGAATGCGCGTTCACCTACAAAGATGATTATCCCGTCTTATACAATGATCCAGCGGCTACAGAAGTTGTTCAATCCAGTTTGGAAAACATGGATGACTCGAATATCAAGGAAGTAATCGAATATCCGCCATTCTCCGGTTCTGAGGACTTTGCATACTACGCAGAGAAAATCCCAAGTACATTCTTCTTTATCGGCTGTAAACCAAAAGGAGTAGAAGAGGCTTACTTTAATCATCATCCTAGGTTTGATATTGATGAAGATGCCCTTCTTGTGGCTGCAAAGGCAGTAGGGCAGGTTGTGTGCGATTATTATGGCTTGGATTAA